In a genomic window of Bordetella petrii:
- a CDS encoding amino acid deaminase, with amino-acid sequence MKTPVISPAPDAGMPLDADGKGLGVFPAGWPAAEAAALDWNLLREDVSLPVAVLYEARMRHNLQWMQRFMEAYRVKLAPHGKTTMSPDLFHRQLQAGAWGITLATAPQTRAAYRHGIRTVLMANQLVGRANMAMVAELLRDPDFTYFCLVDSAANAAQLGAYFSGQGLRLPVLIELGVAGGRTGVRDDAQLGALLAELERWPRSLALAGVEVYEGVLQDEDGIRAFLQRAVRTLRGLAADGRLRQDGPALISGAGSAWFDVVAEEFSGLDIGMPLDIVLRPGCYLSHDVGIYRSAAERIAAHNPVARRLDPGLQPALQVWAYVQSVPEPRRAIVALGKRDAAFDAGLPVPAAHYRPGGAAPLPAPQRWKLTAMMDQHAFLSIDAGDDIQVGDMIAFDISHPCLTFDKWRQVLLIDEQYRITGVAPTCF; translated from the coding sequence ATGAAAACTCCCGTCATCTCCCCTGCCCCCGACGCCGGTATGCCCCTCGATGCCGATGGCAAAGGCCTGGGCGTCTTTCCCGCGGGCTGGCCGGCGGCCGAGGCGGCGGCGCTGGACTGGAACCTGCTGCGCGAAGACGTCAGCCTGCCGGTGGCCGTACTGTACGAAGCGCGCATGCGCCACAACCTGCAGTGGATGCAGCGTTTCATGGAAGCCTATCGGGTCAAGCTGGCGCCGCATGGCAAAACCACCATGAGCCCGGACCTGTTCCACCGCCAGCTGCAGGCCGGCGCCTGGGGCATCACGCTGGCCACCGCGCCGCAGACGCGCGCGGCCTACCGCCACGGGATACGCACGGTGCTGATGGCCAACCAGCTGGTCGGCCGGGCCAACATGGCCATGGTGGCCGAGTTGCTGCGCGACCCGGACTTCACGTATTTCTGCCTGGTCGATTCGGCCGCCAACGCCGCACAACTGGGCGCTTACTTTTCCGGACAGGGCCTGCGGCTGCCGGTGCTGATCGAGCTTGGCGTGGCTGGCGGACGCACCGGCGTGCGCGATGACGCGCAATTGGGCGCGCTGCTGGCCGAGCTGGAACGCTGGCCCCGATCGCTGGCCCTGGCGGGGGTCGAAGTATACGAAGGCGTGCTGCAGGATGAAGACGGCATCCGCGCGTTCCTGCAGCGCGCGGTGCGCACGCTGCGCGGCCTGGCGGCCGACGGCCGGCTGCGGCAGGACGGCCCTGCCCTGATATCCGGCGCGGGCTCCGCCTGGTTCGACGTGGTGGCCGAGGAATTCTCTGGCCTGGATATTGGCATGCCGCTGGATATTGTGCTGCGGCCGGGCTGTTATCTGTCGCACGACGTGGGCATTTATCGCAGCGCGGCCGAGCGCATCGCCGCGCACAATCCGGTGGCGCGCCGCCTGGACCCGGGCCTGCAGCCGGCCCTGCAAGTATGGGCGTATGTGCAGTCGGTGCCGGAACCGCGCCGCGCCATCGTGGCGCTGGGCAAGCGCGACGCGGCCTTTGACGCCGGGCTGCCGGTGCCGGCCGCGCACTACCGGCCCGGCGGCGCGGCGCCCCTGCCCGCGCCGCAGCGCTGGAAACTGACCGCCATGATGGACCAGCACGCGTTCTTGAGCATCGACGCTGGCGACGATATCCAGGTCGGCGACATGATCGCATTCGACATTTCCCACCCCTGCCTGACATTCGATAAATGGCGGCAAGTGTTGCTGATAGACGAGCAGTACCGGATTACTGGCGTGGCGCCCACCTGCTTCTGA
- a CDS encoding replication-associated recombination protein A has product MSNDLFAADPAHRPYVPLAERLRPRTLSEVVGQSHLLGPDKPLRVAFDSGRPHSMIFWGPPGVGKTTLARLMADGFDAQFIAISAVLGGVKDIRDAVVTAQVAQGQGRRTILFVDEVHRFNKAQQDAFLPYVESGLFTFIGATTENPSFEVNSALLSRARVYVLQSLSADELQQLIDRAVHALNEGREAGAQVRFTADAREQLAAWADGDARRLISAVEVVAESAQAAGRDEVDAGWLETSLSQNLRRFDKGGDAFYDQISALHKAVRGSDPDAALYWLARMLDGGADPKYLARRLVRMAIEDIGLADPRATELAINGADIYERLGSPEGELALAQAVVYMACAAKSNAVYNAYNAARKFAAENGSAPVPMHLRNAPTKLMKQLGHGHAYRYAHDEPHGYAAGEQYFPDGVKATFYRPTDRGLEAKIQQKLAFLRELDAQERARRR; this is encoded by the coding sequence ATGAGCAACGATCTGTTCGCCGCCGATCCCGCGCACCGGCCCTATGTCCCGCTGGCCGAGCGCCTGCGCCCGCGCACGCTGTCCGAAGTGGTCGGCCAGTCGCACCTGTTGGGCCCCGACAAGCCGCTGCGCGTCGCGTTCGATTCCGGTCGTCCGCATTCCATGATCTTCTGGGGGCCGCCCGGGGTCGGCAAGACTACCCTGGCGCGCTTGATGGCCGATGGCTTCGACGCCCAGTTCATTGCCATTTCGGCCGTGCTGGGCGGTGTCAAAGACATCCGTGACGCCGTGGTCACCGCGCAGGTCGCGCAAGGGCAGGGCCGCCGCACCATCCTGTTCGTGGACGAAGTCCATCGGTTCAACAAGGCTCAGCAGGACGCCTTCCTGCCCTATGTCGAAAGCGGCCTGTTCACTTTTATTGGCGCCACCACCGAAAACCCGTCGTTCGAGGTCAACTCGGCGCTGCTGTCGCGCGCGCGCGTCTATGTGCTGCAATCGCTCAGCGCCGACGAACTGCAGCAACTGATCGACCGCGCCGTGCACGCCCTGAACGAGGGCCGCGAGGCCGGGGCGCAGGTGCGCTTTACCGCCGACGCGCGCGAACAGCTCGCGGCCTGGGCCGATGGCGATGCGCGGCGCCTGATCAGCGCCGTCGAAGTCGTGGCCGAGTCGGCCCAGGCTGCCGGGCGCGACGAGGTCGACGCCGGCTGGCTGGAAACTTCGCTATCGCAGAACCTGCGCCGTTTCGACAAGGGCGGCGATGCGTTCTACGACCAGATCAGCGCGCTGCACAAGGCGGTGCGCGGCTCCGATCCCGACGCCGCGCTGTACTGGCTGGCCCGCATGCTCGACGGCGGGGCCGATCCCAAATACCTGGCGCGCCGGCTGGTGCGCATGGCCATCGAAGACATTGGCCTGGCCGACCCGCGCGCCACCGAACTGGCCATCAACGGCGCCGATATCTACGAACGGCTGGGCTCGCCCGAAGGCGAGTTGGCCCTGGCCCAGGCCGTGGTGTACATGGCCTGCGCGGCCAAGTCCAACGCCGTGTACAACGCCTACAATGCCGCTCGCAAGTTCGCCGCCGAGAACGGCAGCGCGCCGGTGCCCATGCATCTGCGCAATGCGCCCACCAAGCTGATGAAGCAGCTGGGCCATGGCCACGCCTACCGTTACGCCCACGACGAGCCGCACGGCTATGCCGCGGGCGAGCAATATTTCCCCGATGGCGTCAAAGCCACGTTCTACCGGCCGACCGATCGCGGCCTGGAAGCTAAAATCCAGCAAAAGCTGGCGTTCCTGCGCGAACTCGACGCCCAGGAACGCGCCAGGCGGCGTTAA